One Colius striatus isolate bColStr4 chromosome 8, bColStr4.1.hap1, whole genome shotgun sequence genomic region harbors:
- the PPP1R3C gene encoding protein phosphatase 1 regulatory subunit 3C: MHCTRMIQILDPRPLPSSIMPVDMAMRICLAHSPPLKSFLSPLEDCQRNNFVNRLKPLRPCLHVKRDSDAQKNDWNHSSARAKKRVVFADSKGLSLTAIHTFSEFQEHPGWDLQFDLLGLENKTSSLNLREEKNLILGFPRPSADYLDFRNRLQKNLVCLENCSLQEKVLSGTVKVKNVSFEKKVQVRITFDTWKTYTDAECVYMKNVYSDSENDTFSFSIDLPPTISSEEQIEFCISYQSGEHTFWDNNEGQNYKILHTKWKPDGVQIPSAKKECVDLQTPRRGQEREPDQLGSPRLSSGLFPQWQSLGQTQNSSPYW; the protein is encoded by the exons ATGCACTGCACCAG aatGATACAGATCTTGGACCCAAGACCCTTGCCAAGCTCCATCATGCCTGTGGACATGGCCATGAGAATTTGCTTAGCCCATTCTCCACCGCTGAAGAGCTTTCTCAGCCCCCTTGAGGACTGCCAGAGAAACAACTTTGTGAACAGATTAAAACCTCTCAGACCGTGTCTCCATGTGAAACGTGACAGCGATGCTCAGAAGAATGACTGGAACCACTCCTCAGCCCGAGCCAAGAAAAGAGTGGTGTTCGCAGACTCAAAGGGCCTGTCCCTGACAGCCATACACACCTTCTCTGAGTTTCAGGAGCACCCTGGGTGGGATCTTCAGTTTGATCTCTTGggcctggaaaacaaaacatctaGCTTAAATCTACGTGAAGAGAAAAACTTGATTCTGGGTTTCCCTCGGCCCTCAGCTGACTACCTGGACTTCAGGAACCGCTTGCAGAAGAACTTGGTGTGCCTGGAGAACTGCTCCCTGCAGGAGAAGGTACTGTCAGGCACCGTGAAAGTAAAAAATGTGAGCTTCGAAAAAAAGGTTCAGGTTCGAATTACCTTTGATACATGGAAGACCTACACGGATGCTGAGTGTGTATACATGAAGAATGTTTACAGCGATTCTGAAAATGACACCTTCTCATTTAGCATTGACTTGCCTCCTACCATTTCCTCCGAAGAACAGATAGAGTTTTGCATTTCTTACCAAAGTGGAGAACACACTTTCTGGGACAATAACGAGGGTCAGAATTACAAGATTCTCCACACAAAGTGGAAGCCTGATGGTGTTCAGATACCGTCTGCCAAGAAAGAATGTGTAGATCTTCAGACTCCAAGGAGAGGACAAGAGAGAGAGCCTGATCAGCTAGGCAGTCCGAGGCTGTCCAGTGGTCTCTTTCCCCAGTGGCAGAGCTTGGGTCAGACTCAGAATTCATCACCATATTGGTGA